The following are from one region of the Dreissena polymorpha isolate Duluth1 chromosome 2, UMN_Dpol_1.0, whole genome shotgun sequence genome:
- the LOC127867223 gene encoding uncharacterized protein LOC127867223 produces the protein MNAMLCLLKTKGLQRQFRHIVSHQLYVNCRHHKQAITIKHLINDNPIVDQVDSLLLSVWKMFHYSPKKFATLQEIQATYGLPKLRRIHASATRWLSHGRACIGLWTDILLT, from the exons ATGAATGCAATGTTATGTCTGCTGAAAACAAAAG GTCTGCAGCGGCAGTTTCGACACATTGTTTCACATCAGCTCTACGTGAACTGCAGACACCATAAACAGGCTATAACTATCAAGCACCTTATCAACGACAATCCTATTGTGGATCAG GTTGACAGTCTCCTGCTGTCAGTGTGGAAAATGTTCCATTACTCCCCTAAAAAGTTTGCAACCCTTCAAGAGATACAGGCAACATATGGACTGCCAAAACTGAGGAGGATTCATGCAAGTGCCACAAGATGGCTGTCACATGGAAGGGCCTGCATAGGCTTGTGGACAGATATTTTGct GACCTGA